The genomic region TCAGTTTATCAATTTTTCTTAGAACAGGGAAAGATCGAAAACAATGGTATTGTTCATGATCCCATTGAGGGAATTGGCCGTACGTTTATCCCAGGTACTTTCGACGCACAGGTTGTTGATCAGATTTTTCAAGTCGATGCTCAATCCGCTAAGCGTGCTGCGCAAGAATATCGAGCAGCTACCGATCAATTAATTGGGTTCTCTAGCGCCGCCGTGTTGGCCGCTGTCGAGGAGAACCTGAGCAAGCTAAACTTTAAGGAGGGAGATCATGTTGTTTTATATTTTCCAGATCACGGTGACCGTTATTTACAGAAATTATATAACAGCAATCATCAAGAAACCACAAAAACATTCGACATACGATGATGCATACCTATCAAGATATCGCTATTCCCATCGCTTGGCCAGATCAGACGGCTCGAGGCGATGAGTTGTGGTTTAAAATATTGAAGGGTTTAGGTATTGTGAAAAACTTGAACTTCAGAATTGGTCATGCTGCAATCTTATTGATCGAAAAACAGTCTGGACAGATTAAGTATTTTGATTTTGGTCGTTATATCTGTCCTCGTGGTTATGGTCGCGCGCGCTCTGCAGCATTCGATCCAAGACTAAAAGTAGAGACAGTTGCTCAATTTTCGAATACTAAGCAACTGATCAACTTGGCGGAAATTCTTTCGGAACTTTCGATTATGGAAGAAGCAACGCATGGTGGAGGGAGGTTGCTGTGCTCCGTTTCGCAAGACATTAGCTTTCAGAAAGCCGCTGCCTATGCAGAAGCATTAGTTAATAAAGGTCCTGTGCTTTACGGCGCATTAGCCGCCAATAATAACAGTTGCTCACGTTATGTAGCGCAGATTCTTGTAGAGGGCATGATGAAAGATGATAAACGAATTTCCAAAATATTATATCCGGAGTCACTTAAAGCGAGCCCTACCAGCAATGTGGTCAATGCCAACACGGAAGGCACGCTGTATTGTTATGCGAATCAACAAGTAGAGCAGTGGAAAATGAGCCGTAAGGAATCGTTGAAGTTCCAGATCAAGCAGTTATCAGATAATTTTTCGAACAAGAGGTCGAAGGACCTTCCAGGAGATACAAAACTGGGCTTATTGGACGAGCCTATGCGTCCTATGCATATCCCATCTCATGCTACTTGGTTGGGTGGAATGGGAGAGGGCTGTTGGTATGCACTATCGGCCGAGGCTGATCAGTACGAAATTACAAAGTATAATTACAAAGGTGCTGTGGATTATATAGTTGCTGTGGATCCCATTGGGAAATTCGACCATTCAGCAAACTTTGAATTCACCTATGATATACATTATAGGCAACATGTCATTAAACAAATTAACCAGAACATTTCGTTTCTGACGAAGGAAATGCACAATAAACAAATTAAACAATCAATTTAAAAGAATACAATTTATCCATGGAAGTTATCCTATTAAAAGCAAAGATTCATACAGTTAAAGTAACAGAAGCAAATGTTACATACAATGGTTCTATCACCATTGACGCTGATTTATTAGATGCCGCCGGCATCTTAAAATACGAGCAAGTTTATATTAATAATGCCGTTAATGGAAGTCGAATCATGACGTATGTTTTACCTGGCAAGCGCGGTTCGGGTGAGGTTTGTATGAATGGCGGAGCCGCCCTACATGCTAAAGTAGGAGATACCGTGCATATCCTTTCATTTATCAATTTAAGTCCCGAAGAAGCAGAATCATATCAGCCAACTTTAGTCTTCACCGAGGGAAATAACCAGATTAAATCGGTTGAGAAATACGAGTATTAGCAGACACAGATCGATCGACACGAAGCAATCTCCTGTTAACTCATAATAAGTGATTTAATGGGATGTTCCTAACGTTATACATTAAGGGCCGGGAGAGCGAACTCTCCCGGTTTTTTCTAAATCTGCCGGTTTTCAATGGCAGTTGAAGACTTTCATCTCTGACGGTCTGGCAACAGAAAACGACTTTTTATTTAATCACATGTTTGTGTAATTGTTCATTCCTGTTGACTGGTTATAATTTGATAAAACATCGTTTTCTTCGCCTATAAGGGCAAGTAGCGGTGCTAAAATCTCCCTGTCGTATTCTTCCGCTTCTCTTTCAGAAGCTTTATTGGCGAAGAAAGACGGACTAATTGTATAGCTTTTCAAAAACTGTTTCTTTTTGATACCCAAAGTATAGTGCCATTCGCCGATTTCTGAGCTCTGAAAAATTGTGGCTTCCTCAAAATTCATAATTTTCCTCTTTCCAAAAATGGAGTTTTCTTTATATACAGCGTGGCTGGCTTTATCAAAAATATATCGCACGTTTAGGCGAAAGGTAATATCTATAATTCCAAAAATGATAACATAAGCAATTATGGCAAAACACACTAGACGTCCGCCGACCCCGATTTGTTGCCAAAATACGGTTGCTGCGACTAATGCAACAAAACCAGTTATGGCAGACCAATAAAGGTTATTTTTGATGCCTCTGTTTGGTTGTAAAGAGATGGAATCAATTTGCTTTTCGAAATTTACTTTATCCCTGATGCTCATTGCCTAATATTTCCTCAATTTCGTTCAAAATATTTTGAATTTTTTTCTTCGAAAGCGCCTGTACAAGTTGTGTTTCGCGGTACTTACCTTTCTGATTGACGAATCGTGCTATCAGGCTTACATTCGTCGTGATAAAACCCACTTGTTTTATCTCATGCACCGTCAATCCCACGAGATTGTCTAAGAGAATCGTGTGGCCGATTCCGAACAGCCCGTTCCGAACCTTGATGTGTTTCTGATTGAGGTCAATAATAAAGCATCTTCTGAGAAAAGAAATAATCAGGAAGATGGTCATCCCCAATAGCCAGCAATACAAAGAAGAATCCGGTGCTTTGGTGAAACTTAGGATGGTTAATAGTGCGAAAAAACCAACGATCGTGCTGTAAATTCCCCACTGTGGTTTCATCTTGTACTCATTTCCGTTTTTTACGAAATATTTCATTATAGTTATTATTTAAATGGAGATGGCATCTCCGGGTTTTATATTCAATGTTCAGTGGAGTATTTATAAGGATGGTCGTATGGTCTCCATTAAGGGGCTAGTATTGCCTGCATATGTATTTATACTTTATATTCAACCTAAAAACTAAAACAGGTTTTATAAATTCCATGGTAAATCTAAACTGTTGGTGATAACACCA from Sphingobacterium sp. BN32 harbors:
- a CDS encoding DUF6695 family protein; this translates as MMHTYQDIAIPIAWPDQTARGDELWFKILKGLGIVKNLNFRIGHAAILLIEKQSGQIKYFDFGRYICPRGYGRARSAAFDPRLKVETVAQFSNTKQLINLAEILSELSIMEEATHGGGRLLCSVSQDISFQKAAAYAEALVNKGPVLYGALAANNNSCSRYVAQILVEGMMKDDKRISKILYPESLKASPTSNVVNANTEGTLYCYANQQVEQWKMSRKESLKFQIKQLSDNFSNKRSKDLPGDTKLGLLDEPMRPMHIPSHATWLGGMGEGCWYALSAEADQYEITKYNYKGAVDYIVAVDPIGKFDHSANFEFTYDIHYRQHVIKQINQNISFLTKEMHNKQIKQSI
- the panD gene encoding aspartate 1-decarboxylase, with product MEVILLKAKIHTVKVTEANVTYNGSITIDADLLDAAGILKYEQVYINNAVNGSRIMTYVLPGKRGSGEVCMNGGAALHAKVGDTVHILSFINLSPEEAESYQPTLVFTEGNNQIKSVEKYEY